Proteins from a genomic interval of Debaryomyces hansenii CBS767 chromosome E complete sequence:
- a CDS encoding DEHA2E23958p (weakly similar to uniprot|P32804 Saccharomyces cerevisiae YGL255W ZRT1 High-affinity zinc transporter of the plasma membrane responsible for the majority of zinc uptake) gives MSTSYLLARDVCSSQNHFNGENLGARISAVFVILAVSAIGAFFPLVVQRCPYFKLPKWCFFITRYFGSGVIVATGFIHLLAEADQALSDECLGGVFNEYPWAEGIALMGVFVMFLLDIVAHKRLDDKLAKKDKLKAEKAALENENSLEIQAIKEKVDDTEDVKSTDDDTPTENVYQQILNSFVLEFGIIFHSVFVGLSLAIAGNEFKALYVAIAFHQMFEGLGLGTRFAMTPWPKDKQYIPWVLALAYSLTTPIAIAIGLGVRNSYPPGSRVALITTGCFDALCSGILIYNSLVELMAYDFIFSPEFKTDDGMKKMLWAYFCLAFGAAIMALIGKWA, from the coding sequence ATGTCAACATCATATCTACTTGCAAGGGATGTCTGTAGTTCGCAGAATCACTTCAACGGGGAGAATCTAGGTGCTAGGATATCGGCTGTGTTCGTCATACTAGCAGTTTCTGCGATTGGAGCATTTTTTCCATTAGTTGTACAACGATGCCCTTACTTCAAACTCCCGAAATGGTGCTTCTTTATAACGAGATATTTCGGGTCTGGGGTGATAGTAGCTACTGGGTTTATTCATCTATTGGCGGAGGCAGACCAAGCTCTTTCGGATGAATGTCTTGGTGGAGTGTTTAATGAATATCCATGGGCCGAAGGAATTGCACTTATGGGTGTATTTGTCATGTTTTTGCTCGATATAGTTGCTCATAAGCGCCTTGACGACAAGCTAGCTAAGAAGGACAAACTAAAGGCGGAAAAAGCGGCATTGGAAAATGAGAATTCACTTGAAATACAAGCTATTAAAGAGAAAGTGGACGATACAGAAGACGTGAAACTGACTGATGATGATACACCGACAGAAAACGTATATCAGCAAATCCTAAATTCGTTTGTACTAGAATTTGGTATTATATTCCATTCGGTGTTCGTAGGATTATCATTGGCAATTGCAGGGAATGAGTTCAAAGCCCTATATGTTGCAATTGCATTTCATCAGATGTTTGAAGGTTTAGGTTTAGGCACGCGGTTTGCCATGACGCCGTGGCCAAAAGACAAACAATATATTCCATGGGTTTTAGCCTTGGCTTACAGTTTAACTACTCCCATAGCCATTGCAATTGGTCTTGGTGTAAGAAATTCGTATCCGCCAGGGTCACGAGTAGCGTTGATTACTACCGGGTGTTTTGATGCATTATGTAGTGGCATTTTGATTTACAATAGTTTGGTAGAGTTAATGGCCTATGACTTTATTTTCTCTCCTGAATTCAAGACGGATGACGGCATGAAAAAGATGCTATGGGCTTATTTTTGTTTGGCATTTGGAGCAGCAATTATGGCATTAATTGGAAAATGGgcataa
- a CDS encoding DEHA2E23980p (highly similar to CA3026|IPF11499.repeat1 Candida albicans IPF11499.repeat1 unknown function), translating into MTVNTKEQKRKPLIINAFDMGCSGLQAPGLWKHPEDRSKNYNSIEYWTDLAKLLERGKFNGLFIADVLGGYDVYNGPGNIKAAAISGAQWPIIEPSAVVSAMAAVTKNLAFGITFSTISEAPYHLARRLATLDHLSNGRVGWNVVSSYLDSAARNLLNGEDLPPHDERYVRTEEYLQVVYELLLSSWSDDAVKLDKKKGVYSDPERIRQIDFEGKYFKVPGPNITDPTPQRLPVILQAGTSKAGKNFAAKNAEIVFITNFTPESLAGQISDIKKLSTETYGREEDAIKFVQLVTTVIGETHEEAEDKYKDLKQYGDLEGAQALFSGWTGIDIGQFNPEDELKDVGSNAVRGFIDNWTKLSPGDPVDLKKTREYVASQITVGGLGPVFYGTPDEVADEIERWVDISGVDGFNFTYAIQPGTFEDIVDHLIPVLRKRGLAWDDYPREGLTFRENVFGTDGKDPSFVRPSHPAYELRWRSGVSKEEFESKLRDIKNTK; encoded by the coding sequence ATGACTGTTAATACCaaagaacaaaaaagaaaaccACTTATTATCAACGCATTTGATATGGGTTGTAGTGGACTACAAGCCCCCGGATTATGGAAGCACCCAGAAGACagatcaaaaaattataattctatTGAGTACTGGACGGATTTGGCTAAACTATTAGAGCGTGGAAAATTTAATGGATTATTCATTGCTGATGTCTTGGGTGGGTATGATGTTTATAATGGTCCTGGAAATATTAAAGCTGCGGCTATATCTGGGGCCCAGTGGCCTATTATCGAACCGAGTGCTGTGGTGTCTGCCATGGCCGCAGTTACTAAGAATTTAGCATTCGGTATTACCTTCAGTACTATTAGTGAAGCCCCCTACCATTTAGCAAGAAGGTTAGCTACTTTAGACCACTTGTCTAATGGAAGAGTTGGTTGGAATGTTGTTTCTTCGTATTTGGATAGTGCTGCCCGTAACTTATTAAATGGTGAAGATTTACCTCCACACGATGAAAGATATGTCAGAACGGAAGAATATCTACAAGTTGTGTatgaattattgttatCTTCTTGGAGTGATGATGCGGTAAAATTAgacaaaaaaaaaggaGTTTATTCTGACCCTGAAAGAATTAGACAGATCGACTTCGAaggtaaatattttaagGTTCCGGGACCAAATATTACTGATCCAACTCCCCAGAGACTTCCAGTCATATTGCAAGCGGGAACCTCAAAAGCAGGTAAGAATTTTGCAGCTAAGAATGCTGAAATTGTCTTCATAACTAACTTCACTCCAGAGAGCTTAGCTGGGCAAATCTCAGATATTAAAAAGCTTTCTACTGAAACATATGGAAGAGAGGAAGATGCCATAAAATTTGTCCAATTAGTAACAACAGTTATTGGGGAAACACATGAAGAAGCTGAAGACAAGTATAAGGATTTGAAACAATACGGTGATCTAGAAGGAGCCCAGGCATTATTTAGTGGTTGGACAGGCATTGACATAGGCCAATTTAAtcctgaagatgaattgaaagacGTTGGTAGTAATGCAGTACGTGGGTTCATCGATAATTGGACAAAGTTATCGCCAGGTGATCCTGTTGATCTTAAAAAGACTAGAGAATATGTGGCTAGCCAAATTACGGTAGGTGGATTAGGTCCTGTGTTCTATGGGACACCTGATGAAGTAGCtgatgaaatagaaagGTGGGTAGATATTTCAGGTGTTGATGGTTTTAATTTTACTTATGCCATTCAGCCTGGTACGTTTGAAGACATCGTCGATCATTTGATTCCCGTTTTGAGAAAGCGTGGTTTGGCTTGGGATGACTACCCTCGTGAAGGCTTAACATTTCGGGAAAATGTGTTTGGTACGGATGGTAAAGATCCAAGTTTTGTAAGGCCTTCACATCCTGCTTATGAACTAAGATGGAGATCAGGTGTCTCTAAAGAGGAATTTGAAAGTAAATTGAGAGACATCAAGAATACTAAGTGA
- a CDS encoding DEHA2E24002p (similar to CA6081|IPF24 Candida albicans IPF24): MATETYSEINTERQGLVFNNTNQSALAVINYNEPLKVVLDHPIPKLGDYDILVNNKAIGLNPIDWKGKKYGFGIYHFPWINGRESSGVIVERGKNVDEFEVGDRVMISSTSYRDNRTSTFQQYTAIDSRLVWKLPNSFSFEDGATVGVGLVTAGVLLYNSFEIDLNEKKEGNKKATLLLWGGATVVGLYVTQLAKIHGLKVISIASLENEQYIKSLGVDVVIDRHLHASEISKKVLENAKDGIDYGIDCVSKETSAVVIDILSKSSPNLKHTRPVFAGIVSIPKHVPENISHKEVIIKKFHEDISFGKSLVDITTGYLNTGKIQPVRYRSYNGGLHKIDDALKELELLGAKAEKYVVSV, encoded by the coding sequence atggcaACAGAAACTTATAGTGAAATCAATACAGAAAGACAAGGTCTagtatttaataatacaaatCAGTCAGCTTTGGCTGtcattaattataatgaaCCATTAAAAGTTGTTCTCGACCATCCGATTCCTAAATTAGGAGATTATGATATATtagtaaataataaagcaaTCGGATTGAATCCTATTGATTGGAAAGGGAAAAAATATGGATTTGGTATTTATCACTTTCCATGGATCAATGGTAGAGAAAGTAGCGGTGTCATTGTAGAAAGAGGCAAAAACGTTGATGAGTTCGAAGTAGGAGATAGAGTGATGATTAGTAGTACAAGCTATAGAGATAATAGAACGAGTACTTTTCAGCAATATACTGCAATTGATTCAAGGTTGGTTTGGAAGCTACCAAActcattttcttttgaagaTGGTGCAACTGTGGGTGTTGGATTGGTTACCGCTGGGGTGTTACTATATAATAGTTTCGAGattgatttgaatgaaaagaaagaaggtAATAAAAAGGCCACACTCTTATTATGGGGAGGTGCAACTGTGGTAGGACTTTATGTTACGCAATTAGCGAAAATTCATGGATTGAAAGTTATTTCAATCGCAAGTTTAGAAAATGAACAATATATCAAAAGTCTAGGCGTTGATGTGGTAATTGATCGCCATTTGCATGCTTCTGAAATTTCTAAGAAAGTCTTAGAAAACGCAAAAGATGGGATCGATTATGGTATAGATTGTGTTTCGAAAGAAACTTCGGCTGTTGTAATTGACATACTCAGTAAGTCTTCTCCAAACCTAAAACATACAAGGCCTGTATTTGCTGGGATTGTTTCTATTCCGAAACATGTTCctgaaaatatttcacACAAGGAAGTAATTATAAAGAAATTTCATGAGGATATAAGTTTTGGAAAAAGTCTTGTCGATATAACTACAGGTTATTTAAATACTGGTAAAATACAACCTGTTAGATATAGATCTTATAATGGCGGACTTcataaaattgatgatgCTTTAAAAGAGCTTGAATTGCTAGGAGCAAAAGCTGAAAAATACGTGGTGAGTGTATAG
- a CDS encoding DEHA2E24024p (similar to uniprot|P36035 Saccharomyces cerevisiae YKL217W JEN1 transporter required for uptake of lactate and pyruvate), whose product MGPSRLDNEEAASFQSDYVPSMVIREHNKHIIQPPNFSSHSISKYFRTRIPSMFLTGDEIDQFTWNDVFNPFSSLKEMNSRQWNFFLVGFAGWTWDAFDFFLVSLNVSSIAKDLDRTVKDITWGITLVLMLRSVGAIIFGLWGDRYGRKWPYITNMFLLVILQIACGFVKDYNSFLGVRALFGIAMGGMFGNCAACALDDAPKKTRGFLSGFFQQGYAFGYLLVVIFQRAITDNSKYSWRALFWFSAGPAVIFMVWRFFLPETDTFLRQKQRLYENNEKKKSKVFEFSQEGKKAVKSYWLVLLYTVFLMSGFNFMSHGSQDLYPTLLSKQYEFSSDRSTVTNAVANLGAITGGLILGHMSTFIGRRLAIVVGCVLGGAMIYPWAFIKGSGINAGAFFLQAGVQGAWGVVPIHLSELSPPQFRSFVTGLSYQLGNLCSSASSTIESTIGERFPIHREGEEDIYDYAKVMSIFMGCVFAYLIIVTVFGPENRGADLGIERDEILDEDDVHDVTQKSIDSIEQYKPENNEKKPAIIHVE is encoded by the exons ATGGGACCTTCGCGattagataatgaagaagctgCGAGCTTTCAATCTGATTATGTTCCATCCATGGTGATTAGAGAGCATAACAAGCACATTATTCAACCACCTAATTTCTCATCACATTCCatctcaaaatattttagaaCGAGAATACCTTCCATGTTTTTAACAGGAGACGAGATAGATCAATTTACTTGGAATGACGTTTTTAATCCTTTCTCTTCGCTCAAAGAAATGAATAGTCGTCAGTGGAATTTCTTTTTAGTTGGTTTCGCAGGTTGGACTTGGGATGCGTTTGACTTTTTCCTTGTTAGTTTGAATGTTTCGTCTATTGCAAAGGATCTTGATAGAACTGTTAAAGATATCACTTGGGGTATCACTTTGGTGCTTATGCTCAGATCAGTTGGTGCCATTATTTTTGGATTATGGGGTGATAGATATGGAAGAAAATGGCCTTATATTACAAACATGTTTCTCTTGgttattcttcaaatagCTTGTGGGTTCGTGAAAGATTACAATTCTTTTTTGGGAGTTAGAGCATTATTTGGAATCGCCATGGGTGGTATGTTCGGAAACTGTGCAGCTTGTGCTT TGGATGATGCCCCAAAGAAAACAAGAGGCTTCTTGTCAGGATTTTTTCAACAAGGATATGCCTT CGGATATTTATTGGTTGTTATATTTCAACGTGCTATTACGGACAATTCGAAATATAGTTGGAGAGCATTATTCTGGTTTTCAGCTGGTCCTGCAGTAATTTTCATGGTTTGGAGGTTCTTCTTACCAGAAACAGATACATTCTTAAGGCAAAAGCAAAGGTTGTACGAGAATAACGAGAAAAAAAAACTGAAGGTATTTGAGTTTAGCCAAGAAGGGAAAAAAGCCGTTAAAAGTTACTGGCTTGTCCTACTTTATACCGTCTTTTTGATGTCCGGTTTCAATTTCATGTCCCATGGTTCCCAGGATTTGTATCCTACTTTACTATCAAAGCAATATGAATTTAGTTCTGATCGCTCTACGGTTACTAACGCTGTGGCAAATTTGGGTGCAATCACAGGTGGTTTGATTCTTGGTCATATGTCTACTTTCATTGGACGTAGATTAGCAATTGTCGTGGGGTGTGTTCTTGGTGGTGCCATGATATATCCATGGGCGTTTATTAAAGGCTCGGGTATAAACGCCGGTGCATTTTTCTTACAAGCTGGTGTTCAAGGTGCCTGGGGTGTTGTTCCTATTCATCTTTCTGAATTATCTCCACCACAGTTCAGATCTTTTGTCACTGGTCTTTCTTATCAACTTGGTAACTTATGCTCCAGTGCTAGTTCGACTATTGAGAGTACAATAGGTGAGAGGTTTCCGATTCACAGAGAAGGCGAAGAGGATATATATGATTATGCAAAAGTGATGCTGATTTTTATGGGATGTGTGTTTGCATATTTGATCATAGTTACCGTTTTTGGGCCAGAAAATAGAGGTGCTGATTTAGGAATTGAAAGAGATGAAATACTTGATGAGGACGACGTTCACGATGTAACTCAAAAATCGATTGACTCGATTGAACAATATAAACCCGAGAATAACGAAAAGAAGCCAGCAATTATTCACGTAGAATAA
- a CDS encoding DEHA2E24046p (no similarity) has product MNRHSQASVSAISPGILKGAAIFSFQVSLTGTSCNYIEPSSKNNDINSYSSSVVFNPISVISVKGVSLILTI; this is encoded by the coding sequence ATGAATCGTCATTCCCAAGCGAGTGTAAGTGCCATTTCTCCAGGTATCTTGAAAGGTGCTGCCATTTTCTCCTTTCAAGTCAGCTTGACAGGAACCTCCTGTAACTATATCGAACCCAGTAgcaaaaataatgatatcaattcatattcttcttcagttGTTTTCAACCCTATCTCAGTAATTTCAGTAAAAGGAGTTTCTCTAATATTGACAATATAG
- a CDS encoding DEHA2E24068p (no similarity) produces MFIYRKIHKNQKLTRYLVHSLSRAKSGHENTLSLIIAILSQFKPAFIIQTYSNIYRISNNRSAPNYLSKCGVNLPFSSRFSAGVKAYS; encoded by the coding sequence ATGTTCATATATCGCAAAATTCATAAAAATCAGAAACTTACAAGATACCTAGTCCATAGTTTATCAAGAGCAAAACTGGGACATGAAAATACTTTATCATTGATTATAGCTATTTTATCCCAATTTAAGCCCGcatttatcattcaaacatattccaatatttaTCGGATATCTAATAACAGGTCTGCACCTAATTATTTGTCGAAATGTGGGGTGAATTTACCATTTTCTTCACGCTTTAGTGCGGGAGTAAAAGCTTACtcatga
- a CDS encoding DEHA2E24090p (similar to C. albicans |CA1544|IPF1040 Similar to transcriptional activators), with the protein MASKTKRPRLIPPEQRKKVSKACDNCRKRKFKCNGESPCLLCSQKGLECFYCDIDRRSLKGKKISKTGDKPTSEMKESITHTNSLSNNDSHLPLPSGKSIILSISPSGLQPLLNSSHLPLPSGKSIILSISPSGLQPLLTLPLSDDDNTELQAGINGSRTDDSNIIENVPSSGEHTRLLLNSAGNLRYFGESSPLSLIQECRSIFKVVLGSSKFTDDPKRGRVMDEPSQPKKGIQVFLPKRESCDILVSLFERNINDAFYIFDMEHFRHNIVKLAYSESSHIDTPKLCLLYFVLSIGAFFAEASPNRIEEQNLRHGAFFDSAVDMMRDCVYDGRLWMVEADFLRHFYYQSNCQRSSAWIHLGTAIRHAQGLGLHRKIINEKFTNPSYVMHRRRLWRSLFICDRIYSIVLGRPLAINNYDWDDSELQELSDDENEKFRIRCQVELSKIAQINSKIVENIYRDGVINIKHTRALAIELKLWSLNIPNDLDISNTLKEDLMSPDSNNNYLLMQVHLAQLYGIMLLFRPFLMHVLLRKLKPGTYGELKDDWLLLYFCKACIKSSFLCVWLISFYTEQKGDRTESFAMSNGCLFASAILGLTLLEQRLQSKPDYDYIRVLSDTLQVASNLLHNDGAFNLSSERWGENVDNMVAAIPKYQHDQTSTNSGDASDSYRNDFEAFSKEIILMDNEFGGLKDLTSFQQGFIPSDDELLCAMGIDRQELGSNESPPLDAFMYDYGKKDQLFDRYI; encoded by the exons ATGGCTCTGAAGACTAAAAGACCTAGGTTGATTCCTCCTGAACAAAGGAAAAAAGTCTCTAAAGCTTGCGACAATTGCAGAAAGCGAAAATTCAAG TGTAACGGCGAATCGCCTTGTCTATTATGTTCTCAGAAAGGACTAGAATGCTTTTATTGCGATATAGATAGAAGATCACTAAAGGGGAAAAAGATATCAAAGACTGGGGACAAGCCAACATCTGAAATGAAGGAATCTATTACTCACACGAATAGTTTAAGTAACAACGACAGTCATCTACCTTTGCCTTCCGGTAAACTGATTATTTTAAGTATATCTCCAAGTGGCTTACAGcctttattaaattcaag TCATCTACCTTTGCCTTCCGGTAAACTGATTATTTTAAGTATATCTCCAAGTGGCTTACAGCCTTTATTAACATTACCGTTAAGCGACGACGACAACACTGAATTACAAGCTGGTATTAATGGATCAAGGACAGACGATAGTaatataatagaaaatgTACCGAGTAGTGGAGAGCATACTAGGCTATTGCTCAATTCAGCAGGAAATTTGCGGTACTTTGGTGAAAGTAGTCCATTATCGTTAATACAAGAATGCCGCTCAATATTCAAAGTAGTTCTTGGTTCGTCGAAATTTACCGACGACCCTAAAAGAGGTCGTGTTATGGATGAGCCTTCACAACCAAAGAAAGGGATTCAAGTTTTCTTACCCAAAAGAGAACTGTGTGATATCCTAGTATCTCTTTTcgaaagaaatattaatgatgcATTCTACATCTTCGACATGGAACACTTTAGACATAACATTGTCAAGTTGGCATATAGTGAATCTCTGCATATTGATACACCCAAACTATGCTTGCTCTATTTTGTTCTTTCCATAGGTGCTTTTTTTGCAGAAGCATCACCGAACCGAATAGAAGAGCAGAATTTACGTCATGGGGCTTTCTTTGATAGTGCAGTAGATATGATGAGAGATTGTGTTTATGATGGTAGGCTATGGATGGTGGAAGCAGATTTTTTGAGacatttttattatcaatcaaaCTGTCAAAGAAGTTCTGCCTGGATACATTTGGGAACTGCTATAAGGCATGCTCAAGGCTTGGGATTACATAGAAAAATCATAAACGAAAAATTTACGAATCCATCTTACGTTATGCATAGAAGAAGATTGTGGAGAtccttatttatttgtgatagaatatattcaatagTCCTTGGAAGACCATTGGCTATCAATAATTATGATTGGGATGATTCGGAATTGCAGGAATTgagtgatgatgaaaatgaaaagttTAGAATTAGGTGTCAAGTCGAACTTTCTAAAATTGCGCAAATTAATAGTAAGATagttgaaaatatttaccGAGATGGAGTGATAAATATTAAACATACGCGAGCTTTGGCTATCGAGCTCAAGCTATGGTCATTAAATATACCTAATGACCTAGACATAAGCAATAcattgaaagaagatttaATGTCACCcgatagtaataataactaTTTGTTAATGCAAGTCCATTTGGCACAATTGTATGGTATTATGTTGTTGTTCAGACCATTCTTAATGCATGTACTtttaagaaaattaaaGCCTGGAACTTATGGCGAATTAAAAGACGACTGGTtacttctttatttttgCAAAGCATGTATaaaatcttcattcttGTGTGTTTGGTTAATAAGCTTTTATACGGAACAAAAGGGTGATAGAACAGAACTGTTTGCTATGAGTAACGGCTGCTTATTTGCGTCCGCGATATTGGGTCTCACATTGTTAGAGCAAAGACTACAGAGCAAGCCAGATTATGACTATATAAGAGTCTTATCCGATACATTACAGGTAGCCAGTAACCTTCTACATAATGATGGGGCATTTAACCTTAGTTCTGAAAGATGGGGAGAGAATGTTGACAATATGGTAGCTGCCATCCCTAAATATCAGCATGACCAGACTTCTACTAATTCAGGAGATGCTTCTGACTCTTATAGAAATGATTTCGAAGCATTCAGCAAAGagataatattgatggataatgaatttggtGGTCTAAAAGATTTGACAAGTTTTCAGCAAGGTTTCATTCCATCCGATGATGAGTTATTATGTGCAATGGGAATAGATCGACAAGAACTAGGATCCAATGAAAGCCCTCCTTTAGATGCTTTTATGTATGATTATGGTAAAAAAGATCAACTTTTCGATAGGTATATTTAG
- a CDS encoding DEHA2E24112p (similar to uniprot|P33413 Saccharomyces cerevisiae YHL016C Saccharomyces cerevisiae DUR3 Plasma membrane urea transporter expression is highly sensitive to nitrogen catabolite repression and induced by allophanate the last intermediate of the allantoin degradative pathway and highly similar to CA5245|CaDUR32 Candida albicans CaDUR32), with amino-acid sequence MSGTEAIQLLNQSSGYGILVGVGALFAIGMILTTKLLEKYLHEDAKSTEVFMVANRSVGIPLLASSVYSSWTWATELLWVCTMVYNYGIMASYWYSAGLAVQICLMAVIGIEAKKKIPACHTSLEIVELRYGKACHLLFMFLSLTNNLLSCCSMIVGAAGAISIIAGNLHIVASTMLIPFGVLLYTTVGGLKATFLTDFVHSFILLIILCYVDTAIISSKEIGGLDGLYDLVLKHESDRYIEGNYNGSFLTGKSQGAIFFGIILTLGNFGLTVMDSSFWQKSFSANTKASLPGYLIAGFFIAANVWGLGSIVGLSSIVLEGTPTFPTYPRKMTPSEVSSGFVLPYTVKGLLGNGGVGAILLVIYLAVTSTVSAQMISVSSILSFDIYKKYIKPDAQNHQMIRVSHFGVIFFGLFAAGFSVMLHYVGVDMTWLGYFYSMIICPGVIPLVFTITWSRQTKLAAFISPIIGLVCGLVVWTTTASHYYNEVTVASLGGQLPCMFGGLTALFLPGIVSIVVSLTIRPHRFDWNQLRRAELIISEEDEHIPNQKIELDSSEESNGNKEIIDKASQKTNIRNRYDETDSDNVYDESLETEEQKNRLLTTYSKLGYAAFIFVLLITWVLWPLPLYRDWVWSRAYFKGYITVSLIWVYGALLVIGVYPLIDGRHSATKIIRGVYNDYLKRD; translated from the exons ATGTCAGGAACAGAAGCAATACAACTTTTGAATCAATCTAGTGGATATGGAATACTTGTTGGGGTAGGTGCTTTATTTGCAATTGGCATGATTTTAACCACAAAATTGCTAGAAAAATATCTCCATGaagatgcaaaatcaaCAGAAGTTTTTATGGTTGCTAACAGGTCTGTAGGGATTCCTTTATTAGCCAGCTCGGTTTATCTGAGCTGGACTTGGGCAACTGAGTTATTATGGGTATGCACCATGGTGTACAATTATGGAATTATGGCATCATATTGGTATTCTGCTGGACTCGCAGTTCAAATCTGTCTCATGGCAGTGATTGGTATTGAAGCTAAGAAAAAGATTCCCGCTTGTCATACTTCTTTGGAGATTGTTGAATTAAGATATGGAAAGGCGTGccatttattatttatgttCTTATCGTTGACTAATAATTTGCTCTCATGCTGCTCAATGATTGTAGGGGCTGCAGGAGCAATCTCTATTATTGCTGGTAATCTACATATAGTTGCCAGTACAATGCTTATTCCGTTTGGTGTATTATTGTATACCACCGTTGGAGGTCTAAAAGCTACTTTTCTAACAGATTTTGTTCATTCGTTCATATTGTTAATCATCCTATGCTATGTTGATACAGCtattatttcatcaaaagaaattgggGGACTAGATGGACTTTATGATTTAGTATTAAAACATGAATCGGATAGATATATTGAAGGTAATTACAACGGATCTTTTTTGACTGGAAAATCTCAGGGTGCAATATTTTTTGGGATTATTCTAACCCTTGGGAATTTTGGACTAACAGTGATGGATTCGTCATTTTGGCAGAAAAGTTTTAGTGCTAATACAAAAGCAAGTTTGCCAGGTTATCTAATCGCTGGATTTTTTATCGCCGCAAATGTTTGGGGTTTAGGATCAATTGTAGGATTATCCAGTATTGTATTAGAAGGAACTCCTACTTTTCCTACTTATCCTAGGAAAATGACTCCCTCTGAAGTTAGCAGTGGATTTGTGTTGCCCTATACCGTAAAAGGATTATTAGGAAATGGAGGAGTAGGTGCAATTTTATTAGTAATATACTTAGCAGTGACATCCACTGTAAGTGCACAAATGATATCTGTTAGCAGTATTTTGTCTTTTGATATCTataagaaatatatcaaacCTGATGCTCAGAATCATCAAATGATCAGAGTTAGTCATTTTGGAGTTATATTTTTTGGCTTATTTGCTGCAGGATTCTCAGTAATGTTGCATTATGTTGGCGTTGATATGACATGGCTTggatatttttattcaatgattATTTGTCCTG GAGTAATCCCCTTAGTGTTTACCATTACATGGAGTAGACAAACAAAATTGGCAGCTTTTATTTCTCCAATTATTGGACTTGTTTGTGGGCTTGTTGTATGGACGACTACAGCATCTCATTATTACAATGAAGTCACGGTTGCAAGCCTTGGTGGTCAATTGCCTTGTATGTTTGGTGGTTTAACAGCTCTCTTTTTACCTGGAATTGTTAGCATCGTAGTAAGCTTGACTATACGACCACATCGTTTTGACTGGAATCAATTAAGACGAGCAGAGCTTATTATCTCTGAAGAGGATGAACATATACCTAACCAAAAGATAGAGCTCGATAGTTCAGAGGAATCAAATGGCAACAAAGAAATCATTGATAAGGCGAGTCAGAAGActaatattagaaatagaTATGATGAAACTGATAGTGATAATGTGTATGATGAGCTGCTTGAAACAGAGGAACAAAAAAATAGGTTATTAACGACCTATCTGAAGCTTGGTTATGCGgcatttatatttgttcTTTTAATCACTTGGGTACTTTGGCCTTTACCTTTGTATAGAGATTGGGTCTGGAGCCGTGCTTACTTTAAGGGTTATATAACAGTATCACTTATTTGGGTATATGGAGCATTATTAGTAATTGGTGTTTATCCATTGATAGATGGAAGACATTCAGCAACTAAAATAATAAGAGGAGTATATAATGATTACTTAAAAAGAGATTAA